Proteins encoded by one window of Arabidopsis thaliana chromosome 2, partial sequence:
- the GLX2-5 gene encoding glyoxalase 2-5 (glyoxalase 2-5 (GLX2-5); CONTAINS InterPro DOMAIN/s: Beta-lactamase-like (InterPro:IPR001279), Hydroxyacylglutathione hydrolase (InterPro:IPR017782); BEST Arabidopsis thaliana protein match is: glyoxalase 2-4 (TAIR:AT1G06130.2); Has 16139 Blast hits to 16138 proteins in 2537 species: Archae - 414; Bacteria - 10534; Metazoa - 489; Fungi - 336; Plants - 226; Viruses - 0; Other Eukaryotes - 4140 (source: NCBI BLink).), which translates to MQTISKASSATSFFRCSRLSSQPCVRQLNIRKSLVCRVMKLVSSPLRTLRGAGKSIRVSKFCSVSNVSSLQIELVPCLKDNYAYILHDEDTGTVGVVDPSEAEPIIDSLKRSGRNLTYILNTHHHYDHTGGNLELKDRYGAKVIGSAMDKDRIPGIDMALKDGDKWMFAGHEVHVMDTPGHTKGHISLYFPGSRAIFTGDTMFSLSCGKLFEGTPKQMLASLQKITSLPDDTSIYCGHEYTLSNSKFALSLEPNNEVLQSYAAHVAELRSKKLPTIPTTVKMEKACNPFLRSSNTDIRRALRIPEAADEAEALGIIRKAKDDF; encoded by the exons ATGCAAACCATCTCGAAAGCTTCTTCTGCCACCTCCTTTTTTCGATgttctagg CTATCAAGCCAGCCATGTGTGAGACAGCTTAACATAAGAAAGAGTCTTGTGTGCAGAGTGATGAAGCTGGTCTCTTCACCTCTTAGGACTTTGCGTGGTGCTGGTAAATCTATCCGAGTTTCAAAGTTCTGCAGTGTCTCCAATGTCTCCTCATTGCAAATTGAACTG GTGCCTTGCCTTAAGGATAACTATGCTTATATCTTGCATGACGAGGATACTGGTACAGTTGGGGTGGTTGACCCTTCTGAAGCTGAACCTATTATCGATTCGTTGAAGAGGAGTGGTCGTAAtctaacatatatattaaatacaCATCATCATTATGATCACACTGGTGGGAATTTGGAATTAAAAGACAGGTACGGGGCAAAG GTGATTGGCTCAGCTATGGATAAAGACCGGATTCCTGGAATTGATATGGCCTTGAAGGATGGTGACAAATGGATGTTTGCTGGCCATGAAGTCCATGTTATGGATACTCCTGGCCACACAAAAG GCCATATCAGCTTATACTTTCCAGGATCACGAGCGATCTTCACCGGGGACACGATGTTTAGCTTATCATGTGGTAAACTCTTTGAAGGCACTCCTAAGCAG ATGCTTGCTTCTCTCCAAAAGATCACATCTTTACCAGATGACACAAGCATATACTGTGGTCATGAATATACACTG AGTAATTCCAAGTTTGCGTTGTCTCTAGAGCCAAACAACGAAGTACTTCAGTCCTATGCAGCTCATGTTGCAGAGCTCCGAAGCAAGAAATTACCAACG ATTCCGACAACagtgaagatggagaaagcTTGTAACCCCTTCCTCCGCAGCTCAAATACAGATATCCGTCGGGCTTTACGCATTCCAGAGGCCGCAGATGAAGCAGAAGCTTTAGGGATTATCCGGAAAGCAAAGGATGATTTCTAA
- the GLX2-5 gene encoding glyoxalase 2-5 (glyoxalase 2-5 (GLX2-5); CONTAINS InterPro DOMAIN/s: Beta-lactamase-like (InterPro:IPR001279), Hydroxyacylglutathione hydrolase (InterPro:IPR017782); BEST Arabidopsis thaliana protein match is: glyoxalase 2-4 (TAIR:AT1G06130.1); Has 16142 Blast hits to 16141 proteins in 2537 species: Archae - 414; Bacteria - 10534; Metazoa - 488; Fungi - 336; Plants - 226; Viruses - 0; Other Eukaryotes - 4144 (source: NCBI BLink).) → MQTISKASSATSFFRCSRKLSSQPCVRQLNIRKSLVCRVMKLVSSPLRTLRGAGKSIRVSKFCSVSNVSSLQIELVPCLKDNYAYILHDEDTGTVGVVDPSEAEPIIDSLKRSGRNLTYILNTHHHYDHTGGNLELKDRYGAKVIGSAMDKDRIPGIDMALKDGDKWMFAGHEVHVMDTPGHTKGHISLYFPGSRAIFTGDTMFSLSCGKLFEGTPKQMLASLQKITSLPDDTSIYCGHEYTLSNSKFALSLEPNNEVLQSYAAHVAELRSKKLPTIPTTVKMEKACNPFLRSSNTDIRRALRIPEAADEAEALGIIRKAKDDF, encoded by the exons ATGCAAACCATCTCGAAAGCTTCTTCTGCCACCTCCTTTTTTCGATgttctagg AAGCTATCAAGCCAGCCATGTGTGAGACAGCTTAACATAAGAAAGAGTCTTGTGTGCAGAGTGATGAAGCTGGTCTCTTCACCTCTTAGGACTTTGCGTGGTGCTGGTAAATCTATCCGAGTTTCAAAGTTCTGCAGTGTCTCCAATGTCTCCTCATTGCAAATTGAACTG GTGCCTTGCCTTAAGGATAACTATGCTTATATCTTGCATGACGAGGATACTGGTACAGTTGGGGTGGTTGACCCTTCTGAAGCTGAACCTATTATCGATTCGTTGAAGAGGAGTGGTCGTAAtctaacatatatattaaatacaCATCATCATTATGATCACACTGGTGGGAATTTGGAATTAAAAGACAGGTACGGGGCAAAG GTGATTGGCTCAGCTATGGATAAAGACCGGATTCCTGGAATTGATATGGCCTTGAAGGATGGTGACAAATGGATGTTTGCTGGCCATGAAGTCCATGTTATGGATACTCCTGGCCACACAAAAG GCCATATCAGCTTATACTTTCCAGGATCACGAGCGATCTTCACCGGGGACACGATGTTTAGCTTATCATGTGGTAAACTCTTTGAAGGCACTCCTAAGCAG ATGCTTGCTTCTCTCCAAAAGATCACATCTTTACCAGATGACACAAGCATATACTGTGGTCATGAATATACACTG AGTAATTCCAAGTTTGCGTTGTCTCTAGAGCCAAACAACGAAGTACTTCAGTCCTATGCAGCTCATGTTGCAGAGCTCCGAAGCAAGAAATTACCAACG ATTCCGACAACagtgaagatggagaaagcTTGTAACCCCTTCCTCCGCAGCTCAAATACAGATATCCGTCGGGCTTTACGCATTCCAGAGGCCGCAGATGAAGCAGAAGCTTTAGGGATTATCCGGAAAGCAAAGGATGATTTCTAA
- the GLX2-5 gene encoding glyoxalase 2-5, with the protein MQTISKASSATSFFRCSRKLSSQPCVRQLNIRKSLVCRVMKLVSSPLRTLRGAGKSIRVSKFCSVSNVSSLQIELVPCLKDNYAYILHDEDTGTVGVVDPSEAEPIIDSLKRSGRNLTYILNTHHHYDHTGGNLELKDRYGAKVIGSAMDKDRIPGIDMALKDGDKWMFAGHEVHVMDTPGHTKGHISLYFPGSRAIFTGDTMFSLSCGKLFEGTPKQMLASLQKITSLPDDTSIYCGHEYTLVCCTLVF; encoded by the exons ATGCAAACCATCTCGAAAGCTTCTTCTGCCACCTCCTTTTTTCGATgttctagg AAGCTATCAAGCCAGCCATGTGTGAGACAGCTTAACATAAGAAAGAGTCTTGTGTGCAGAGTGATGAAGCTGGTCTCTTCACCTCTTAGGACTTTGCGTGGTGCTGGTAAATCTATCCGAGTTTCAAAGTTCTGCAGTGTCTCCAATGTCTCCTCATTGCAAATTGAACTG GTGCCTTGCCTTAAGGATAACTATGCTTATATCTTGCATGACGAGGATACTGGTACAGTTGGGGTGGTTGACCCTTCTGAAGCTGAACCTATTATCGATTCGTTGAAGAGGAGTGGTCGTAAtctaacatatatattaaatacaCATCATCATTATGATCACACTGGTGGGAATTTGGAATTAAAAGACAGGTACGGGGCAAAG GTGATTGGCTCAGCTATGGATAAAGACCGGATTCCTGGAATTGATATGGCCTTGAAGGATGGTGACAAATGGATGTTTGCTGGCCATGAAGTCCATGTTATGGATACTCCTGGCCACACAAAAG GCCATATCAGCTTATACTTTCCAGGATCACGAGCGATCTTCACCGGGGACACGATGTTTAGCTTATCATGTGGTAAACTCTTTGAAGGCACTCCTAAGCAG ATGCTTGCTTCTCTCCAAAAGATCACATCTTTACCAGATGACACAAGCATATACTGTGGTCATGAATATACACTGGTCTGTTGTACTTTAGTATTCTAG